The following are encoded together in the Anoplopoma fimbria isolate UVic2021 breed Golden Eagle Sablefish chromosome 9, Afim_UVic_2022, whole genome shotgun sequence genome:
- the LOC129096254 gene encoding perforin-1-like: MARLWHLMLLCWAWSPLCLSADVGFLGSPQECEKAHFVPGYNLGGEGFNIVTMERKGAYVIDTETWNLGNNTCRMFSNGYMNRERQKVPAAMVDWRTLPKCSLKVSSVVYDSVETLVNDSTSSVSNDWKIGLEIPVDPSVTLGVGFGGSHSKESSYAMQKSKQDHFTFFRHSVDCSFYRYRLATNPPRSRSFESAMSSLPSYSYQTSSLYRSLIDTYGTHYITQVSLGGQIKAITSVKICQATMSGLSATEVNDCLSVEASATFASTASIKAMYKHCQGQKKKLGSSQSFSSAFNDRSTEVIGGDVDGNILFESQSNPSAYNNWLKSLKTTPDVVQYSLSPLHTILPSSHSARAGLKQEVEKYIKDNAVLKKCSETCKIGHRSNKRDPCACVCNSSRNVKSNCCPAGKGLATLKVFKLYAQGLYGDKWTQTDGSVEVKYGDQLKRTQIISNNDNPMWSESFMFGPIVISMQNKLTFSVYDEDSYWDSDLLGQCFIDLRQGRVSDSCMLNHGTLFFSYIVECAPSLSGDQCQEYTPSPMSTSLAKVFYTRNGVLLGTEESNAIPDVQSGSGLRSAVDDESDDRATT, translated from the exons ATGGCAAGGCTGTGGCATCTCATGCTCCTTTGCTGGGCCTGGagccctctgtgtctgtccgcCGATGTGGGCTTCTTGGGTTCACCACAGGAGTGCGAAAAGGCTCACTTTGTCCCTGGTTACAACCTGGGTGGAGAAGGCTTCAACATCGTCACGATGGAGCGGAAAGGTGCCTATGTCATCGACACGGAAACATGGAACCTCGGCAACAACACTTGCAGGATGTTCAGCAACGGCTACATGAACCGGGAGAGACAGAAGGTCCCAGCTGCCATGGTGGACTGGAGAACCCTCCCAAAGTGCAGTTTAAAGGTCTCCAGTGTAGTCTACGATTCTGTTGAAACTCTTGTCAATGACTCCACCTCGTCTGTGTCCAATGATTGGAAAATTGGCCTTGAAATCCCTGTAGACCCGTCTGTTACTCTTGGTGTTGGCTTTGGAGGTTCCCATTCGAAAGAATCTAGCTATGCCATGCAAAAGTCAAAACAAGACCACTTCACCTTCTTTCGCCATTCTGTCGACTGTAGCTTCTATCG CTACAGATTGGCAACAAATCCACCACGGAGTCGTAGCTTTGAATCAGCCATGAGCTCTCTTCCATCCTATTCATATCAAACATCGTCACTATATCGCAGTCTGATTGACACATATGGTACACATTACATAACACAAGTGTCTCTAGGTGGGCAAATAAAAGCAATCACTTCTGTCAAGATCTGCCAAGCAACCATGAGTGGGCTGTCGGCAACAGAAGTCAATGACTGTTTGTCAGTCGAGGCCTCTGCTACCTTTGCTAGCACTGCCAGCATTAAGGCGATGTACAAACACTGTCagggacagaagaagaagttaGGCTCCAGCCAAAGTTTCAGCAGCGCTTTTAATGACCGCAGCACAGAAGTCATTGGTGGAGACGTTGACGGCAACATCCTCTTTGAAAGCCAATCGAACCCCTCTGCCTATAACAACTGGCTTAAGTCACTGAAGACCACACCTGATGTGGTCCAATACAGCCTGAGCCCCCTGCACACCATACTGCCAAGCAGCCATTCTGCCAGGGCCGGACTGAAGCAAGAGGTGGAGAAGTACATCAAGGACAACGCAGTGTTGAAAAAGTGCTCAGAAACCTGTAAGATTGGTCACAGATCTAACAAAAGGGATCCTTGTGCTTGTGTTTGCAACAGTAGTAGGAATGTCAAGTCAAACTGCTGTCCTGCTGGGAAAGGTCTTGCAACGTTGAAGGTCTTCAAGCTCTATGCACAAGGGTTGTATGGTGATAAGTGGACTCAGACAGATGGTTCAGTGGAGGTGAAATATGGAGATCAGCTTAAACGCACTCAAATCATTAGTAACAATGACAATCCTATGTGGTCGGAGAGCTTTATGTTTGGACCCATCGTGATTAGCATGCAAAACAAACTCACGTTCAGTGTTTATGATGAGGACAGTTACTGGGATAGTGATCTGTTAGGCCAGTGCTTTATTGATCTGCGTCAAGGGAGAGTGAGTGACTCTTGCATGTTGAATCATGGCACCTTATTCTTCTCCTACATAGTAGAGTGTGCACCAAGTCTCAGCGGGGACCAATGTCAAGAATACACACCATCCCCCATGAGTACCTCTCTGGCCAAGGTCTTCTACACCAGAAACGGGGTCCTTCTCGGGACCGAGGAGAGTAATGCCATACCAGACGTTCAGTCAGGGTCAGGGTTGAGGTCAGCAGTAGACGATGAGAGTGATGATAGAGCAACTACTTGA
- the LOC129096211 gene encoding perforin-1-like, translating to MARLWHLMLLCWAWSPLCLSADVGFLGSPQECEKAHFVPGYNLGGEGFNIVTMERKGAYVIDTETWNLGNNTCRMFSNGYMNRERQKVPAAMVDWRTLPKCSLKVSSVVYDSVETLVNDSTSSVSNDWKIGLEIPVDPSVTLGVGFGGSHSKESSYAMQKSKQDHFTFFRHSVDCSFYRYRLATNPPRSRSFESAMSSLPSYSYQTSSLYRSLIDTYGTHYITQVSLGGQIKAITSVKICQATMSGLSATEVDDCLSVEASATFASTASIKAMNKHCQGQKKKLGSSQSFSSAFNDRSTEVIGGDVDGNILFESQSNPSAYNNWLKSLKTTPDVVQYSLSPLHTILPSSHSARAGLKQEVEKYIKDNAVLKKCSETCKIGHRSNKRDPCACVCNSSRNVKSNCCPAGKGLATLKVFKLYAQGLYGDLWDQTDGSVEVKYGDQHKRTQIISNNDNPRWSESFMFGPIVISMQNKLTFSVYDEDSYWDSDLLGQCFIDLRQGRVSDSCMLNHGTLFFSYIVECAPSLSGDQCQEYTPSPMSTSLAKVFYTRNGVLLGTEESNAIPDVQSGLRSAVDDESDDRATV from the exons ATGGCAAGGCTGTGGCATCTCATGCTCCTTTGCTGGGCCTGGagccctctgtgtctgtccgcCGATGTGGGCTTCTTGGGTTCACCACAGGAGTGCGAAAAGGCTCACTTTGTCCCTGGTTACAACCTGGGTGGAGAAGGCTTCAACATCGTCACGATGGAGCGGAAAGGTGCCTATGTCATCGACACGGAAACATGGAACCTCGGCAACAACACTTGCAGGATGTTCAGCAACGGCTACATGAACCGGGAGAGACAGAAGGTCCCAGCTGCCATGGTGGACTGGAGAACCCTCCCAAAGTGCAGTTTAAAGGTCTCCAGTGTAGTCTACGATTCTGTTGAAACTCTTGTCAATGACTCCACCTCGTCTGTGTCCAATGATTGGAAAATTGGCCTTGAAATCCCTGTAGACCCGTCTGTTACTCTTGGTGTTGGCTTTGGAGGTTCCCATTCGAAAGAATCTAGCTATGCCATGCAAAAGTCAAAACAAGACCACTTCACCTTCTTTCGCCATTCTGTCGACTGTAGCTTCTATCG CTACAGATTGGCAACAAATCCACCACGGAGTCGTAGCTTTGAATCAGCCATGAGCTCTCTTCCATCCTATTCATATCAAACATCGTCACTATATCGCAGTCTGATTGACACATATGGTACACATTACATAACACAAGTGTCTCTAGGTGGGCAAATAAAAGCAATCACTTCTGTCAAGATCTGCCAAGCAACCATGAGTGGGCTGTCGGCAACAGAAGTCGATGACTGTTTGTCAGTCGAGGCCTCTGCTACCTTTGCTAGCACTGCCAGCATTAAGGCGATGAACAAACACTGTCagggacagaagaagaagttaGGCTCCAGCCAAAGTTTCAGCAGCGCTTTTAATGACCGCAGCACAGAAGTCATTGGTGGAGACGTTGACGGCAACATCCTCTTTGAAAGCCAATCGAACCCCTCTGCCTATAACAACTGGCTTAAGTCACTGAAGACCACACCTGATGTGGTCCAATACAGCCTGAGCCCCCTGCACACCATACTGCCAAGCAGCCATTCTGCCAGGGCCGGACTGAAGCAAGAGGTGGAGAAGTACATCAAGGACAACGCAGTGTTGAAAAAGTGCTCAGAAACCTGTAAGATTGGTCACAGATCTAACAAAAGGGATCCTTGTGCTTGTGTTTGCAACAGTAGTAGGAATGTCAAGTCAAACTGCTGTCCTGCTGGGAAAGGTCTTGCAACATTGAAGGTCTTCAAGCTCTATGCACAAGGGTTGTATGGTGATTTGTGGGATCAGACAGATGGTTCAGTGGAGGTGAAATATGGAGATCAGCATAAACGCACTCAAATCATTAGTAACAATGACAATCCTAGATGGTCGGAGAGCTTTATGTTTGGACCCATCGTGATTAGCATGCAAAACAAACTCACGTTCAGTGTTTATGATGAGGACAGTTACTGGGATAGTGATCTGTTAGGCCAGTGCTTTATTGATCTGCGTCAAGGGAGAGTGAGTGACTCTTGCATGTTGAATCATGGCACCTTATTCTTCTCCTACATAGTAGAGTGTGCACCAAGTCTCAGCGGGGACCAATGTCAAGAATACACACCATCCCCCATGAGTACCTCTCTGGCCAAGGTCTTCTACACCAGAAACGGGGTCCTTCTCGGGACCGAGGAGAGTAATGCCATACCAGACGTTCAGTCAGGGTTGAGGTCAGCAGTAGACGATGAGAGTGATGATAGAGCAACTGTTTGA
- the LOC129096232 gene encoding perforin-1-like — protein sequence MARLWHLMLLCWAWSPLCLSADVGFLGSPQECEKAHFVPGYNLGGEGFNIVTMERKGAYVIDTETWNLGNNTCRMFSNGYMNRERQKVPAAMVDWRTLPKCSLKVSSVVYDSVETLVNDSTSSVSNDWKIGLEFPVDPSVTLGVGFGGSHSKESSYAMQKSKQDHFTFFRHSVDCSFYRYRLATNPPRSRSFESAVSSLPSYSYQTSSLYRSLIDAYGTHYITQVSLGGQIKAITSVKTCQATMSGLSATEVNDCLSVEASATFASTASIRAMYKRCQGLKKKLGSSQSFSSAFNDRSTEVIGGDIDNNVLFESQLNPSAYNNWLKSLKTTPDVVQYSLSPLHTILPSSHSARAGLKQEVEKYIKDNAVLKRCSETCKIGHRSNKRDPCACVCNSSRNVKSNCCPAGKGLATLKVFKLYAQGLYGDKWTQTDGSVKVKYGDQLKRTQIISNNDNPRWSESFMFGPIVISMQNKLTFSVYDEDSYWDSDLLGQCFIDLRQGTVSDSCMLNHGTLFFSYIVECAPSLSGDQCQEYIPSPMSTSLAKVFYTRNGVLLGTEESNAIPDVQSGLRSAVDDESDDRATV from the exons ATGGCAAGGCTGTGGCATCTCATGCTCCTTTGCTGGGCCTGGagccctctgtgtctgtccgcCGATGTGGGCTTCTTGGGTTCACCACAGGAGTGCGAAAAGGCTCACTTTGTCCCTGGTTACAACCTGGGTGGAGAAGGCTTCAACATCGTCACAATGGAGCGGAAAGGTGCCTATGTCATCGACACGGAAACATGGAACCTCGGCAACAACACTTGCAGGATGTTCAGCAACGGCTACATGAACCGGGAGAGACAGAAGGTCCCAGCTGCCATGGTGGACTGGAGAACCCTCCCAAAGTGCAGTTTAAAGGTCTCCAGTGTAGTCTACGATTCTGTTGAAACTCTTGTCAATGACTCCACCTCGTCTGTGTCCAATGATTGGAAAATTGGCCTTGAATTCCCTGTAGACCCGTCTGTTACTCTTGGTGTTGGCTTTGGAGGTTCCCATTCGAAAGAATCTAGCTATGCCATGCAAAAGTCAAAACAAGACCACTTCACCTTCTTTCGCCATTCTGTCGACTGTAGCTTCTATCG CTACAGATTGGCAACAAATCCACCACGGAGTCGTAGCTTTGAATCAGCCGTGAGCTCCCTTCCATCCTATTCATATCAAACATCGTCACTATATCGCAGTCTGATTGACGCATATGGTACACATTACATAACACAAGTGTCTCTAGGTGGGCAAATAAAAGCAATCACTTCTGTCAAGACCTGCCAAGCAACCATGAGTGGGCTGTCGGCAACAGAAGTCAATGACTGTTTGTCAGTCGAGGCCTCTGCTACGTTTGCTAGCACTGCCAGCATTAGGGCGATGTACAAACGCTGTCAGGGACTGAAGAAGAAGTTAGGCTCCAGCCAAAGTTTCAGCAGCGCTTTTAATGACCGCAGCACAGAAGTCATTGGTGGAGACATTGACAACAACGTCCTCTTTGAAAGCCAATTGAACCCCTCTGCCTATAACAACTGGCTTAAGTCACTGAAGACCACACCTGATGTGGTCCAATACAGCCTGAGCCCCCTGCACACCATACTGCCAAGCAGCCATTCTGCCAGGGCTGGACTGAAGCAAGAGGTGGAGAAGTACATCAAGGACAACGCAGTGTTGAAAAGGTGCTCAGAAACCTGTAAGATTGGTCACAGATCTAACAAAAGGGATCCTTGTGCTTGTGTTTGCAACAGTAGTAGGAATGTCAAGTCAAACTGCTGTCCTGCTGGGAAAGGTCTTGCAACATTGAAGGTCTTCAAGCTCTATGCACAAGGGTTGTATGGTGATAAGTGGACTCAGACAGATGGTTCAGTGAAGGTGAAATATGGAGATCAGCTTAAACGCACTCAAATCATTAGTAACAATGACAATCCTAGATGGTCGGAGAGCTTTATGTTTGGACCCATCGTGATTAGCATGCAAAACAAACTCACGTTCAGTGTTTATGATGAGGACAGTTACTGGGATAGTGATCTGTTAGGCCAGTGCTTTATTGATCTGCGTCAAGGGACAGTAAGTGACTCTTGCATGTTGAATCATGGCACCTTATTCTTCTCCTACATAGTAGAGTGTGCACCAAGTCTCAGCGGAGACCAATGTCAAGAATACATACCATCCCCCATGAGTACCTCTCTGGCCAAGGTCTTCTACACCAGAAACGGGGTCCTTCTCGGGACCGAGGAGAGTAATGCCATACCAGACGTTCAGTCAGGGTTGAGGTCAGCAGTAGACGATGAGAGTGATGATAGAGCAACTGTTTGA